The genomic stretch GACCGCCCCAGCAGCGGCCACTACTTCCTCGACGGCACCGACGTCTCGGGGCTGAGCAAGCGCGAGCTGGCCCTCATCCGCAACCACCGCATCGGCTTCGTCTTCCAGGGTTTCAACCTGCTGGCCCGCACCACCGCCCTGGAGAACGTGGAGCTGCCCACCCTGTACGGGAACCGCGTCGAGAAGCCCGAGCGCGAGCAGCGCGCCCGCCGCGCCCTGGAGATGGTGGGCTTGGGCGACCGCGTGAGCCACTTCACCTCCCAGCTCTCGGGCGGCCAGCAACAGCGCGTGGCCATCGCCCGCGCTCTCGTCAACCAGCCCAGCCTGCTGCTGGCCGACGAGCCCACCGGCAACCTGGACAGCCGCACCGCGGTCGAGATCATGGACATCCTGCAACAGCTCAACGACCAGGGGCTCACCATCGTGCTGGTCACGCACGAACACGACATCTCAGAATTCGCCAAGCGCAGCGTCATCTTCCGCGACGGCAAGATCCGCAAGGACGAAGCCAATCGCGCGCGCCCGCGCGCCAGCGAAGCCCTGAAGACCATGCCCAGCGTGGAGGATTAGGCGGAGGACGTCATGGATCTCATGTCCATTCTGCGGATCGCGATGCGGGCCCTGGCGCGCAACAAGATGCGCTCCGTGCTCACCATGCTGGGCATCATCATCGGCGTGGGCGCGGTCATCGCCATGGTGGGAGTCGGCCAGGGCGCCAAGGAGCGCGCCCAGCAGCAGATCGCCGCCATGGGCTCCAACCTGCTGTTCGTGGGCAGCGGCACCGTCAACCGCGGCGGCATGCGTATGGGATGGGGCGCCACCAAGACCCTGGTGGTGGACGACATGAAGGCCATTCTGCGCGAGTGTCCGGCGGTGGCCGCGGCTGCCCCCGGCGACGGCACCTCCGCCCAAGTCGTCTTCGGCAACGACAACTGGTACACCCGTATCACCGGCACCACCCCCGAGTGGTTCGAGGTGCGCGACTGGCCGGTGGCTTCCGGCTCCACCTTCACCCAATCGGACGTCGACACCGCCGCCAACGTGGCCGTCATCGGCGAAACCGTGCGCAAGAACCTGTTCGGCGCCACCGACCCCGTCGGCCAGACCATCCGCATCAAGGACCTGCCCTTCCGCGTGATCGGGGTGCTCATCCCCAAGGGCGCCAGCGCCGCCATGGGCCAGGACCAGGACGACACCATCGTCATTCCTCTCACCACCCTGCAGAAGAAGATGAACGGCAATACCTGGCTGCAGTGGATCATGGTTTCGGCCACCTCGCGCGAGACCAGCTACGCC from Terriglobales bacterium encodes the following:
- a CDS encoding ABC transporter permease, with translation MSILRIAMRALARNKMRSVLTMLGIIIGVGAVIAMVGVGQGAKERAQQQIAAMGSNLLFVGSGTVNRGGMRMGWGATKTLVVDDMKAILRECPAVAAAAPGDGTSAQVVFGNDNWYTRITGTTPEWFEVRDWPVASGSTFTQSDVDTAANVAVIGETVRKNLFGATDPVGQTIRIKDLPFRVIGVLIPKGASAAMGQDQDDTIVIPLTTLQKKMNGNTWLQWIMVSATSRETSYAAQDQITALLRDRHRIRPGADDDFFVRNLADMAALADQQNTIFTWLLASIASVSLLVGGIGIMNIMLVSVTERTREIGIRIAVGATEQDVQNQFLVEAVVLSMIGGAIGILVGLGTSLLITNVLRWPVKISALAIVVAVIFSTAVGIFFGFYPARKAAALDPIEALRYE
- a CDS encoding ABC transporter ATP-binding protein, with amino-acid sequence MATTAQSALQTRTPTGAQAVIRVEDVHKYYELGETRVHALRGVSLQVQRGEFVAIMGASGSGKSTFMNILGCLDRPSSGHYFLDGTDVSGLSKRELALIRNHRIGFVFQGFNLLARTTALENVELPTLYGNRVEKPEREQRARRALEMVGLGDRVSHFTSQLSGGQQQRVAIARALVNQPSLLLADEPTGNLDSRTAVEIMDILQQLNDQGLTIVLVTHEHDISEFAKRSVIFRDGKIRKDEANRARPRASEALKTMPSVED